A genomic window from Nicotiana sylvestris chromosome 11, ASM39365v2, whole genome shotgun sequence includes:
- the LOC138880883 gene encoding uncharacterized protein gives MIETICRTFLWTGSNEFSRKALIAWGRICQPKATGGLNVINIKILNKAAVLKHLLALAMKKDALWIRWAHTYYIKNRHIEDIHTHKAEAWVVRKIIEAKDEVMKMRTDQHSITTIRESFVKQATMDRLTKFGIQVQVDCIFCGKAEETFDHLYFGCHSTNKLWERILKWLGHTRLIGDWNHELIWISSMAKKKECKAEMITAAFAMVVYCIWREKNSMRFNKGRYNIDEVCKEIAMHIHIQGRKKIKWRSGLDYVNKLP, from the exons ATGATAGAGACTATATGCAGGACTTTCCTATGGACTGGTTCAAATGAGTTTTCCAGGAAAGCATTGATTGCATGGGGCAGAATATGCCAACCTAAAGCAACAGGTGGATTGAACGtgataaatataaagatattGAATAAAGCAGCAGTGTTAAAACATCTGCTGGCTCTGGCTATGAAGAAAGATGCCTTGTGGATTAGATGGGCTCATACCTACTACATAAAGAACAGACATATTGaagatatacacacacacaaagcAGAAGCATGGGTGGTGAGGAAGATCATAGAGGCAAAAGATGAAGTTATGAAGATGAGGACAGATCAACATAGTATTACAACCATTCGGGAGAGCTTTGTGAAGCAAG CAACTATGGATAGGCTTACTAAATTTGGTATTCAAGTGCAGGTAGATTGTATTTTCTGTGGAAAAGctgaggaaacatttgatcacCTCTATTTTGGTTGTCATAGTACCAACAAACTGTGGGAAAGGATATTGAAATGGTTGGGGCATACAAGGCTCATAGGTGACTGGAACCATGAGCTGATATGGATTAGTAGCATGGCAAAGAAGAAAGAGTGTAAGGCAGAAATGATCACGGCAGCCTTTGCAATGGTTGTGTACTGCATATGGCGTGAAAAAAATTCGATGAGATTCAACAAGGGGAGATACAATATTGATGAAGTCTGTAAGGAAATTGCAATGCATATACACATACAAGGAAGGAAGAAAATCAAATGGAGGTCAGGATTAGATTATGTAAATAAATTGCCTTAG